The following coding sequences are from one Paenibacillus sp. FSL R5-0912 window:
- a CDS encoding sensor histidine kinase: MKLPSTKTAAALIMLLLVISIILVGIAMEWGGHKEVALPAWQLKWEHAAIHDIQEAMAAPSGEWRTVQARADKPQPPAEADSVWLRFSLPQTEANSALLIDKVYGDSLKAYIDHRLIYDSSEVINYSGNKVLIPLSGEDSAKQLYLWSAGGGRDFGIGGKVRVGSYDKLLSFYVKQDLVDIVIGAALIFMGGALMICLFFLKPEFFTGGFFLILVIISFGVLLITYSPFLRLIVNSQERLTGICFDLALFTLLPAFTIYFEQLFGPGKRGYTTRLRNVQLAYSLFCLGALALNAVLSFRLDYLYSFLTINVTGVLIMAQFVYLLYMSLTYALRGNKDAVIFSVGFSVFAFLSLSELLIYYFSSERYHLYWWKWGMVLFVISLIVILGRRFAGSHEQALEYSRELEKFNNDLQRSEKMEIISELAASVAHEVRNPLQVTRGFLQILGERSAQKEKEYLQMAMEELDRASVIITDFLTFAKPGMDTVDVFEVSGELKHVSGILVPLANLQGGAIELHLQEDLQVSGSPAKFKQAFINLIKNSIESLQEEGLIVVTAWKTGGHVVISVQDNGEGMKVSELARLGEPYYSNKKKGTGLGLMVTFRIIEAMNGSIEFQSRKNEGTEVIVKLPANGNN; encoded by the coding sequence ATGAAGTTGCCTTCAACTAAAACAGCAGCCGCACTAATTATGCTGCTGCTCGTAATTTCCATAATCCTGGTTGGCATTGCCATGGAATGGGGCGGACATAAAGAAGTAGCCTTACCGGCATGGCAGCTTAAATGGGAACATGCAGCTATACATGATATCCAGGAGGCGATGGCTGCTCCTTCCGGGGAGTGGAGGACCGTGCAGGCGCGGGCAGACAAGCCGCAACCGCCTGCAGAAGCGGATTCAGTCTGGCTGCGGTTTTCTTTGCCGCAGACAGAGGCGAATTCAGCACTCCTGATCGACAAAGTATACGGCGACAGCCTTAAGGCATATATAGACCACCGGCTCATCTATGATTCCAGTGAGGTGATCAATTACAGCGGCAACAAGGTGCTGATTCCGCTATCCGGGGAGGACAGTGCCAAGCAGCTGTATCTATGGAGTGCCGGCGGCGGCAGAGATTTCGGCATCGGGGGTAAGGTCAGGGTAGGCAGCTACGACAAGCTGCTGTCCTTCTATGTGAAGCAGGATCTGGTGGATATTGTCATTGGAGCGGCGCTGATATTTATGGGCGGAGCGCTGATGATCTGTCTGTTCTTCCTTAAACCGGAATTTTTCACAGGCGGATTTTTTCTGATTCTGGTCATTATATCTTTTGGTGTGCTGCTGATTACGTATTCCCCGTTTCTGCGGCTGATCGTGAACAGCCAGGAGCGGCTTACGGGAATCTGCTTCGATCTGGCGCTCTTCACACTTTTGCCGGCGTTTACGATCTACTTTGAACAATTATTTGGACCCGGCAAGCGGGGATATACCACCCGGCTGCGCAATGTTCAGCTGGCTTACTCCTTGTTCTGCCTGGGGGCGCTTGCTCTGAATGCTGTGCTCTCTTTCCGGCTCGACTATCTGTACTCCTTCCTGACCATCAATGTTACAGGTGTGCTGATTATGGCGCAGTTTGTTTATTTGCTGTATATGTCGCTGACTTATGCCCTCAGAGGCAATAAAGATGCTGTGATTTTCTCGGTGGGGTTCTCTGTCTTTGCCTTCCTGTCCCTGAGTGAGCTGCTGATCTATTATTTCTCTTCGGAGAGGTATCATCTGTATTGGTGGAAATGGGGAATGGTTCTGTTCGTTATTTCCCTGATTGTTATTCTGGGAAGACGGTTTGCGGGGAGTCATGAGCAGGCTTTGGAATACTCCAGGGAACTGGAGAAGTTCAATAATGATCTTCAGCGGTCGGAGAAAATGGAGATTATCAGTGAACTCGCGGCCTCGGTTGCCCATGAGGTACGGAATCCTCTGCAGGTAACCCGCGGTTTCCTGCAGATTCTGGGAGAACGCTCCGCACAGAAGGAGAAGGAGTATCTGCAGATGGCCATGGAGGAGCTGGACAGAGCCTCGGTCATCATTACAGACTTTTTGACGTTCGCTAAACCTGGTATGGATACGGTAGATGTATTTGAAGTCTCCGGAGAGCTGAAGCATGTGTCAGGTATTCTGGTGCCCCTCGCCAATCTGCAGGGTGGAGCCATTGAACTGCATCTGCAGGAGGATCTTCAAGTCTCGGGCAGCCCGGCCAAATTCAAGCAAGCGTTCATTAACCTGATCAAGAATAGCATTGAGTCCTTGCAGGAGGAAGGCCTGATTGTAGTAACTGCTTGGAAGACAGGCGGACATGTGGTCATCAGTGTGCAGGATAACGGCGAAGGCATGAAGGTCAGTGAGCTGGCCCGGCTCGGTGAACCGTATTATTCTAATAAGAAGAAGGGAACGGGGCTTGGCCTCATGGTTACTTTCCGGATTATTGAAGCGATGAATGGTTCCATAGAGTTTCAGAGCAGGAAGAATGAGGGGACAGAGGTTATTGTTAAATTACCAGCTAACGGAAATAATTAG
- a CDS encoding sensor histidine kinase produces MFKSLHISLVLFLLSVACGPFLVSAQRYYPASEISHWQMKWQEGPGDSGRKIPLTDTEGWMEIEARTEMPQLPSGVSSAWTKITLPSYSYAAPSVYIDAIYALHVRVYVEERLIFESDRNFIKDNYSLLVPLDMRDNGKIMYIWTETLKDRIGIKDKIVVGEHSVLIKDYIKNGLIDVILGGAFVFVAVVLFVCSFYLNKEYFPVAASLAIVIASTGVLSITYSPFTYTFYSYLGPVSVVFFDVALLSLLPSLTFLFEKIFGGGKFGIIRSFRKFESCYSLFCILCLIVNTLSGDRIIEFYYFVSTKILGIIMILQFILLIACVIIFSLKRNKDAIIFAIGFGTAALTGVSELVWYYVKGGNYDLFYWKWALVVFILSLIVILGRRLAQNHQQVVKYSRELELFNNELQRSEKMEIISELAASVAHEVRNPLQVTRGFLQLLSEKSNGDERRYLFMALSELDRAASIITDFLTFAKPEFEQVSLLNVNDEFKHIQSILLPLCHLNGGKMILDVEDCLWVKGNSSKFKQALINIIKNSIESLGEDGAIHLRAYGKGDKVYIHIKDNGVGMEPAVLSRLGEPYFSSNKTKGTGLGLMVTFRIIEAMEGEIRFMSKKGAGTESITILPRAEGPDDSNSLLA; encoded by the coding sequence ATGTTCAAAAGTTTACATATATCGTTGGTGCTGTTTCTGCTCTCAGTAGCCTGTGGGCCGTTTCTGGTGTCCGCGCAAAGGTACTATCCTGCCAGCGAGATCAGCCATTGGCAGATGAAGTGGCAGGAGGGGCCGGGAGACAGCGGGCGTAAGATTCCTCTGACGGACACGGAGGGATGGATGGAGATCGAAGCGAGGACTGAGATGCCTCAGCTGCCTTCCGGGGTATCCTCCGCCTGGACGAAGATAACACTGCCCTCATATAGCTATGCAGCCCCTTCTGTCTATATTGATGCGATCTATGCCCTGCATGTCAGAGTGTATGTAGAAGAACGGCTGATTTTCGAGAGTGACCGCAACTTTATCAAGGATAATTATTCACTGCTTGTGCCTCTGGATATGAGGGACAACGGTAAAATAATGTATATTTGGACGGAAACCCTGAAGGACCGGATCGGAATCAAGGATAAGATCGTGGTCGGTGAGCATAGTGTTCTGATTAAGGATTATATTAAAAATGGACTTATCGATGTGATCCTGGGCGGCGCCTTTGTGTTCGTGGCGGTGGTCCTGTTTGTCTGCTCATTTTATCTGAACAAGGAGTACTTCCCGGTAGCAGCTTCTTTAGCCATAGTGATAGCCTCCACCGGAGTGCTGTCTATTACCTACTCTCCGTTTACATATACCTTCTACAGTTATCTGGGACCGGTCAGCGTGGTGTTCTTTGACGTGGCACTGTTGTCGCTGTTGCCTTCACTGACCTTTTTGTTTGAGAAAATATTCGGCGGCGGCAAATTTGGCATCATCCGCTCGTTCCGCAAATTCGAGTCCTGCTACTCCCTTTTTTGCATCCTCTGTCTGATTGTTAATACGCTCTCCGGCGACAGGATTATAGAATTCTACTATTTTGTCTCGACTAAGATTCTTGGGATCATCATGATCTTGCAATTCATTCTGCTAATCGCCTGTGTGATCATATTCTCCCTGAAGCGTAATAAGGATGCCATCATTTTTGCCATTGGTTTCGGTACTGCGGCATTAACCGGGGTCTCGGAGCTGGTCTGGTATTATGTTAAGGGCGGAAATTATGACCTGTTCTACTGGAAATGGGCGCTGGTTGTATTCATTCTGTCGCTGATCGTCATCCTGGGCCGGCGGCTGGCACAGAACCATCAGCAGGTGGTGAAATATTCGCGTGAGCTGGAGCTGTTCAACAATGAACTGCAGCGTTCGGAGAAAATGGAGATTATCAGCGAGCTTGCGGCGTCTGTAGCCCATGAGGTGCGCAACCCGCTTCAGGTTACCCGGGGGTTCCTCCAGCTGCTCAGCGAGAAGTCGAATGGCGATGAGCGGAGATATCTGTTCATGGCACTCAGTGAACTGGACCGTGCAGCGAGTATTATCACGGATTTCCTGACCTTTGCCAAACCGGAGTTTGAGCAGGTTTCCCTGCTTAACGTGAACGATGAATTCAAGCATATCCAGAGCATACTCTTGCCGCTGTGCCATTTAAATGGAGGCAAAATGATTCTGGATGTTGAGGATTGCTTATGGGTTAAGGGCAACTCGTCCAAATTCAAGCAGGCGCTGATCAATATTATCAAGAATAGCATCGAATCACTGGGAGAAGACGGCGCGATCCACCTGCGGGCCTATGGTAAAGGGGATAAAGTATATATTCATATTAAGGATAACGGGGTGGGAATGGAGCCTGCGGTCCTCAGCCGGCTGGGTGAACCGTATTTCTCTTCCAACAAAACAAAAGGTACGGGTCTTGGACTGATGGTTACCTTCCGTATTATCGAGGCGATGGAGGGTGAAATCCGCTTCATGAGCAAAAAAGGAGCCGGAACCGAATCCATCACCATTCTGCCGCGTGCAGAAGGTCCGGATGATTCCAACTCCCTATTAGCTTAA
- a CDS encoding NHLP leader peptide family RiPP precursor encodes MSDAILKNQVIQKAWEDPSFKQRLLTDPKAALKEVLGITLPDNITLKTVEEGSNEFYLVIPPSPASGMMKTNVSALGIW; translated from the coding sequence TTGTCAGACGCAATTCTTAAGAATCAAGTGATTCAGAAGGCCTGGGAAGATCCAAGTTTCAAACAGAGACTACTCACAGATCCGAAAGCAGCCCTCAAAGAAGTGCTCGGCATTACCCTTCCTGATAACATTACACTGAAGACAGTAGAGGAAGGCTCCAATGAGTTCTATCTCGTTATTCCTCCGAGTCCGGCTTCCGGAATGATGAAGACTAATGTCTCTGCGCTCGGCATCTGGTAA